One genomic window of Cercospora beticola chromosome 5, complete sequence includes the following:
- a CDS encoding uncharacterized protein (antiSMASH:Cluster_16) — translation MMAEFKVFPSEPVEKHTIKLSICDAYSPKVWVTQTHFWPLPDSSRAQRGYDILKEGLARTLAEIPALSGTIGRTSDDPRDLVVVVDDDAHVEFAWENLVGKAEIPSYAQLKEDGFPLTGLVALCSQPVALTPVHEGARMLTAKLNYLDGGMALSFGFNHLLADAATVAEVERIWSLHCADVSNGTQQKHKLQLPESTIRERLSKASSEAGPFDDEHWRVFPTTRSQLNLPRESVSKEAALTVLEETKKAHLASIKSELEETKWCMWKFSAEALGKLKNDASLPSGEQWISTMDALIGLFWSRLSFARQKSTEGHQESLMLFPINIRQRLEPRIETGYIGNAVDIVVSKCSLSELESDRGLVTAAQHVRKAVSGWKESKWAAWLNMAANLPEDEAICPNPLSLLDTHNMGFNDYSKSQSNVLSWGSELGVVDRTRYMKPASSLANCATAVIVHPRLADGGLEVAMTSTEHIKAALEKDKIFAQYASFVTTFT, via the exons ATGATGGCCGAGTTCAAAGTATTCCCGAGCGAGCCTGTCGAAAAACATACCATCAAGCTCTCTATTTGCGATGCTTACAGTCCAAAAGTTTGGGTTACGCAAACTCACTTCTGGCCATTACCGGACTCGAGTCGAGCTCAGCGCGGCTACGACATCCTGAAAGAGGGTCTTGCCAGGACACTAGCCGAGATCCCTGCCCTCTCTGGCACCATTGGCCGAACCTCCGATGATCCTAGAGACCTGGTAGTTGTTGTGGACGACGATGCTCATGTTGAGTTTGCCTGGGAGAATCTCGTTGGCAAGGCTGAGATCCCAAGCTATGCTCAGCTGAAGGAGGACGGCTTCCCATTGACGGGCTTAGTCGCACTATGCTCGCAACCCGTTGCTCTGACCCCAGTGCACGAGGGAGCGCGCATGCTGACAGCCAAACTAAACTATCTCGATGGCGGCATGGCGTTGTCCTTTGGCTTTAATCACCTCTTGGCAGACGCTGCTACAGTAGCAGAGGTCGAAAGAATCTGGTCCCTGCACTGTGCCGATGTGAGCAATGGTACACAGCAGAAACACAAACTCCAGCTGCCCGAGAGCACGATCAGAGAACGTCTGTCGAAGGCAAGCTCTGAAGCTGGCCCCTTCGACGATGAGCATTGGAGAGTCTTCCCCACTACACGTTCTCAATTGAATCTTCCTCGAGAAAGTGTTAGCAAAGAAGCGGCACTTACTGTCTTGGAGGAAACCAAGAAGGCCCACCTAGCATCGATCAAGAGTGAGCTTGAAGAGACGAAATGGTGCATGTGGAAATTCTCCGCTGAAGCCCTGGGCAAGCTCAAGAACGATGCGTCGTTGCCGAGTGGTGAGCAGTGGATCTCGACCATGGATGCCCTTATTGGATTGTTTTGGTCGCGACTGAGTTTCGCGAGACAGAAGAGTACCGAAGGCCACCAGGAATCTCTCATGTTGTTTCCAATTAACATCAGACAACGTCTCGAGCCTCGAATTGAGACTGGCTACATCGGCAACGCCGTAGACATCGTAGTCTCGAAATGCTCTCTCTCCGAACTGGAGTCTGATCGTGGCCTGGTTACCGCAGCCCAACACGTTCGTAAGGCTGTATCCGGATGGAAGGAGTCAAAGTGGGCAGCGTGGCTGAACATGGCTGCAAATCTTCCCGAAGACGAAGCTATCTGTCCTAATCCACTTTCTCTGCTCGATACGCACAATATGGGCTTTAACGACTACTCGAAGTCTCAATCTAATGTACTGAGCTGGGGCTCGGAACTAGGCGTCGTTGATCGCACGCGATACATGA AACCTGCAAGC AGCTTAGCCAATTGTGCTACCGCAGTAATAGTTCATCCGAGATTGGCCGATGGCGGGCTCGAGGTCGCGATGACGAGCACGGAGCACATCAAAGCTGCGctcgagaaggacaagaTTTTCGCTCAGTACGCAAGCTTTGTGACTACTTTCACCTGA
- a CDS encoding uncharacterized protein (antiSMASH:Cluster_16) — MGRCNVLVYGGGAVGSIFGWRIAQNSHATVSVVCRSNWEAVRTSGYSLDTKTWGKGIFVPRRVLRSGSVAKVIPKQKWDYLILANKIKDDYASTLSELQSVVSPETTLVTAQNGMDVEVPLAQAFPKNTILSAVCNIGCRQISPGRIEQTASIKRSAFLIGAYAPGTPADILQRDTLSAMDAQFESVNRIEQERWRKLVLNSAWNSVTALTGKNTHRALQEPGAARLMSQIAGEALSVASASGVSLDNDLPVQVIELAKSSLPITPSTLQDLRSRRPMELAPIFGYLVMQARQVGLPVPYLTWVHELLQQRNSQLVARAASHGPSWSGSTSVVDLLAQEMPPRLSAVA; from the exons ATGGGGAGATGTAATGTCCTTGTGtatggtggtggag CCGTCGGATCGATTTTCGGTTGGCGAATAGCACAGAATAGCCATGCCACAGTATCTGTTGTGTGTCGATCGAATTGGGAAGCCGTTCGCACATCTGGCTACAGCCTGGACACAAAAACCTGGGGAAAAGGAATTTTCGTGCCCCGTCGAGTCCTGAGGTCAGGATCTGTGGCGAAGGTCATTCCCAAACAAAAGTGGGATTACCTTATCCTCGCGAACAAAATCAAAGACGATTATGCTTCAACTTTATCCGAGCTCCAGTCGGTTGTGTCTCCGGAGACTACGCTGGTCACAGCCCAGAATGGGATGGATGTTGAGGTTCCCCTTGCACAGGCATTCCCCAAGAACACAATCCTCAGTGCTGTGTGCAACATCGGCTGCAGGCAAATCTCGCCTGGTCGCATAGAGCAGACCGCGAGCATTAAACGATCCGCTTTCTTGATCGGTGCTTATGCTCCAGGTACGCCTGCGGACATCTTGCAACGCGACACTCTATCTGCCATGGATGCCCAGTTCGAAAGTGTCAATCGCATAGAGCAAGAGCGATGGCGAAAACTGGTCCTGAACTCAGCCTGGAACTCGGTCACTGCACTGACTGGCAAGAACACCCATCGGGCACTGCAAGAGCCCGGAGCAGCTCGACTGATGTCCCAGATTGCCGGAGAAGCGCTCAGCGTCGCTTCTGCGAGCGGAGTGAGCCTGGATAATGACTTGCCAGTTCAAGTCATCGAGCTTGCAAAGAGTAGTCTGCCGATCACACCTTCGACCTTGCAGGATCTCCGGAGTAGGCGACCCATGGAGCTGGCACCGATTTTCG GTTACCTCGTCATGCAGGCCCGACAAGTCGGCTTGCCTGTACCATACCTCACGTGGGTACACGAGCTGCTCCAACAGCGGAATAGTCAGTTGGTCGCGCGTGCAGCATCGCATGGACCATCGTGGAGCGGTTCCACGTCAGTTGTCGATCTTTTGGCACAAGAAATGCCCCCGAGACTTTCGGCAGTCGCGTGA